From a region of the Mycobacteroides saopaulense genome:
- a CDS encoding pyridoxamine 5'-phosphate oxidase family protein gives MTSWHEFTRQAPTIAEVFRRRHAATRNLCFLSTLRRGGAPRISPMEPRIFQGRLIVGGMPGTAKLADLARDPRFELHTATVDTHIGEGDAKVWGIVHDEQDIDLHAAFAEHLYATIGFDLRGRRFAPFYVADIQGASAVRLDDDHMIVTVWSPAAGEREIQKT, from the coding sequence ATGACCTCCTGGCACGAGTTCACGCGGCAGGCTCCGACCATCGCCGAAGTGTTTCGGCGCCGCCACGCCGCCACGCGCAACCTGTGCTTCCTGTCGACCCTCCGCCGCGGCGGGGCCCCGCGGATCAGCCCGATGGAACCACGCATCTTTCAAGGTCGGCTCATCGTCGGCGGCATGCCCGGTACCGCCAAGCTCGCAGATCTTGCCCGTGATCCCCGTTTCGAGCTGCACACCGCCACCGTCGACACCCACATCGGCGAGGGTGACGCGAAGGTTTGGGGCATCGTGCACGACGAGCAGGACATCGACCTACACGCCGCCTTCGCCGAACATCTCTACGCCACCATCGGATTCGATCTGCGCGGACGACGGTTCGCACCGTTCTATGTCGCGGACATCCAGGGAGCCTCGGCGGTACGTCTCGACGACGACCACATGATCGTCACCGTGTGGTCACCCGCCGCGGGAGAACGTGAGATCCAGAAGACCTGA
- a CDS encoding DivIVA domain-containing protein, whose amino-acid sequence MSDLAGKIGVVTFALTYLLVLIAVAAVLFVLGSMLFGRGEALPPLPKGTTATVLPAEKVTGTDVDAVKFSLVFRGYKASEVDWVLDRLARQIDELRAELDEAQGVRASVEADAR is encoded by the coding sequence ATGTCGGACCTCGCTGGCAAGATCGGTGTCGTGACGTTCGCACTGACGTATCTGCTGGTTCTCATCGCGGTGGCCGCGGTGTTGTTCGTGCTCGGCTCGATGCTGTTCGGTCGTGGGGAGGCGCTGCCCCCGCTGCCCAAGGGCACCACTGCCACCGTGCTGCCTGCCGAGAAGGTGACGGGCACGGATGTGGATGCCGTCAAGTTCTCCCTGGTGTTCCGCGGGTACAAGGCCAGCGAGGTCGACTGGGTGTTGGATCGGCTTGCCCGTCAGATCGACGAGTTGCGCGCCGAACTCGACGAGGCGCAGGGCGTGCGAGCCAGTGTTGAAGCCGATGCCCGGTAA
- a CDS encoding DNA-3-methyladenine glycosylase I, translated as MPGKEPSRCSWAVDPAGSTLYADYHDNEWGRPLYGRDALFERLCLEAFQSGLAWITILRKREGFRRAFDGFSPEKIARYGEKDVARLMADAEIVRNRAKIDSAISNARVVLDLDTDLSDLLWSFAPKRRARPQRISDVPAVTDESTAMAKELKRRGFRFVGPTTAYALMQATGMVDDHVRSCWVPRTETAPAVQSS; from the coding sequence ATGCCCGGTAAGGAGCCCTCGCGCTGCTCCTGGGCCGTGGACCCGGCCGGGTCCACGTTGTATGCCGACTACCACGACAACGAATGGGGACGCCCCTTGTACGGGCGCGACGCCTTGTTCGAGCGGCTCTGCCTCGAGGCGTTCCAGAGCGGCCTGGCCTGGATCACCATCCTGCGTAAGCGCGAGGGCTTTCGGCGCGCATTCGACGGGTTCTCGCCGGAGAAGATCGCCCGGTATGGCGAGAAGGACGTGGCCCGGCTGATGGCCGATGCCGAGATCGTGCGGAACCGCGCCAAGATCGATTCGGCGATTTCCAACGCCCGCGTGGTGCTGGATCTGGACACCGATCTTTCGGACCTGTTGTGGTCGTTCGCGCCGAAACGCCGCGCCCGGCCACAGCGCATTTCGGATGTGCCGGCGGTGACCGACGAGAGCACCGCAATGGCCAAGGAACTCAAACGCCGTGGGTTCCGTTTTGTCGGCCCTACCACGGCATATGCGCTGATGCAGGCCACCGGGATGGTGGACGATCATGTGCGGTCCTGCTGGGTTCCACGGACCGAAACTGCACCCGCCGTACAGTCCAGTTGA
- a CDS encoding DUF3117 domain-containing protein, whose amino-acid sequence MAAMKPRTGDGPLEATKEGRGIVMRVPLEGGGRLVVELTPDEAAALGDELKNVTS is encoded by the coding sequence ATGGCGGCCATGAAGCCCCGAACAGGCGACGGTCCTCTCGAGGCTACGAAAGAGGGACGCGGAATCGTCATGCGCGTGCCACTGGAAGGTGGCGGTCGCTTGGTGGTCGAGCTGACCCCCGATGAGGCTGCCGCGCTCGGCGACGAACTCAAGAACGTCACCAGCTAG
- the glgA gene encoding glycogen synthase: MMTREYPPEVYGGAGVHVTELVAQLRALCDVDVHCMGAPRDGAFVHRPDPALDGANPALTTLSADLAMAAAAAGSTVVHSHTWYTGMAGHLAKLLYDVPHVLTAHSLEPRRPWKAEQLGGGYRVSSWVEHTAIHAADAVIAVSSGMREDIMETYPDLDPERIHVVRNGIDTTTWYPVDPAEAITQPGSVLAELGVDLSRPIVVFVGRITRQKGLAHLVAAAHRFAPEIQLILCAGEPDTQEIAEQITGAVTELAATRPGVHWVREFLPASKLREVLSAATVFVCPSIYEPLGIVNLEAMACGTAVVASRVGGIPEVVADGVTGTLVAYESSESAAFEAGLADAVNALVADPARATELGNAGRARCIEEFSWAHIAEMTLQIYQKVCG, from the coding sequence ATGATGACGCGGGAGTATCCACCCGAGGTGTACGGCGGGGCGGGCGTCCACGTCACCGAGTTGGTGGCTCAGCTGCGCGCACTGTGCGACGTCGACGTGCACTGCATGGGTGCACCGCGCGACGGAGCCTTCGTTCACCGGCCCGACCCGGCGCTGGACGGCGCCAATCCCGCGTTGACGACCCTGTCGGCCGACCTCGCGATGGCGGCGGCGGCCGCCGGCTCCACGGTGGTGCATTCACACACCTGGTACACCGGCATGGCCGGACATCTGGCCAAGCTGCTGTACGACGTCCCGCACGTGCTGACCGCGCACTCCCTTGAGCCACGCCGGCCGTGGAAGGCCGAACAGCTGGGCGGCGGATACCGGGTGTCATCGTGGGTGGAGCACACCGCGATACACGCCGCGGACGCCGTCATCGCGGTCAGCAGCGGGATGCGCGAGGACATCATGGAGACCTACCCCGACCTGGATCCCGAGCGGATTCACGTGGTGCGCAATGGAATCGACACCACAACCTGGTATCCGGTGGATCCGGCCGAGGCGATCACCCAACCAGGATCGGTGCTCGCCGAGCTGGGCGTGGATCTGTCTCGTCCGATTGTCGTCTTCGTCGGGCGGATCACGCGGCAGAAGGGGCTCGCGCACCTGGTGGCCGCCGCGCACCGCTTCGCCCCCGAGATTCAGCTGATCCTGTGTGCAGGCGAGCCGGACACCCAAGAGATCGCCGAGCAGATCACCGGTGCCGTGACCGAACTTGCGGCAACCCGGCCGGGAGTGCACTGGGTGCGGGAATTCCTGCCCGCTTCCAAGCTGCGGGAAGTGCTGTCCGCGGCAACGGTTTTTGTGTGTCCGTCGATCTACGAACCGTTGGGCATCGTGAACCTTGAGGCCATGGCCTGCGGTACAGCCGTCGTGGCCTCGCGCGTCGGCGGGATACCTGAGGTGGTTGCCGATGGTGTCACCGGCACGTTGGTGGCTTACGAAAGCAGCGAATCGGCGGCCTTCGAGGCGGGTCTTGCCGACGCGGTCAACGCATTGGTCGCGGACCCCGCGCGGGCCACCGAACTCGGCAACGCCGGAAGAGCGCGGTGTATCGAAGAGTTCTCGTGGGCGCACATCGCGGAAATGACGCTGCAGATCTATCAAAAAGTCTGCGGCTAG
- the glgC gene encoding glucose-1-phosphate adenylyltransferase: protein MRASPHVLGIVLAGGEGKRLYPLTADRAKPAVPFGGAYRLIDFVLSNLVNARFLRICVLTQYKSHSLDRHISQNWRLSGLAGEYITPVPAQQRLGPRWYTGSADAIHQSLNLIFDEDPEYIVVFGADHVYRMDPEQMLDFHIESGAAVTVAGIRVPRTEASAFGCIDADDTGRIREFVEKPADPPGTPDDPDAAFVSMGNYIFTTKELIDVIRADAEDDHSDHDMGGDIIPRLVADGRAAVYDFNTNLVPGATERDHAYWRDVGTLDAFYDAHMDLVSVHPVFNLYNRRWPIRGESENLAPAKFVNGGSAQESVVGAGSIVSAASVRNSVLSSNVVIDDGAVVEGSVLMPGVRVGRGAVVRHAILDKNVVVGVGEQVGVDIERDRERFNVSAGGVVAVGKGVWI from the coding sequence ATGAGGGCATCGCCACACGTTCTGGGGATCGTGCTTGCCGGCGGTGAAGGCAAGCGGCTCTACCCGTTGACCGCCGACCGCGCGAAACCGGCGGTGCCCTTCGGCGGCGCGTATCGCCTCATCGACTTCGTGCTGAGCAACCTGGTCAACGCGCGGTTCCTGCGCATTTGCGTTCTGACCCAATACAAGTCGCACTCGCTGGACCGGCACATCTCGCAAAACTGGCGGCTGTCGGGCCTGGCGGGGGAGTACATCACCCCTGTTCCCGCGCAGCAGCGGCTCGGTCCGCGCTGGTATACGGGCAGCGCCGATGCCATCCACCAGTCCCTGAATCTGATCTTCGACGAGGACCCCGAATACATCGTGGTGTTCGGTGCCGACCACGTGTATCGGATGGATCCCGAGCAGATGCTCGACTTTCACATAGAAAGTGGAGCAGCGGTGACCGTGGCGGGAATCCGTGTGCCGCGGACCGAAGCAAGCGCGTTCGGTTGCATCGACGCCGACGACACCGGACGCATCCGCGAGTTCGTCGAGAAGCCCGCGGATCCTCCCGGCACACCGGACGATCCCGATGCGGCCTTCGTGTCGATGGGGAACTACATCTTCACCACCAAGGAACTCATCGACGTCATCCGTGCGGATGCCGAAGATGACCACTCCGATCACGACATGGGCGGCGACATCATTCCCCGGCTGGTGGCCGATGGCCGTGCGGCGGTCTACGACTTCAACACCAACCTGGTGCCGGGAGCCACCGAGCGTGATCACGCCTACTGGCGCGATGTCGGAACGCTCGACGCGTTCTATGACGCACACATGGATCTGGTGTCGGTGCATCCGGTGTTCAACCTGTACAACCGGCGTTGGCCCATCCGTGGTGAATCGGAGAACCTGGCTCCCGCCAAGTTCGTCAACGGTGGTTCGGCCCAGGAGTCGGTGGTGGGCGCCGGCAGCATCGTGTCAGCGGCCTCGGTGCGCAACTCGGTGCTGTCCTCCAACGTCGTCATCGACGACGGCGCCGTCGTGGAGGGCAGCGTGCTGATGCCCGGCGTGCGGGTGGGCCGCGGTGCTGTTGTCCGGCACGCGATTCTGGACAAGAACGTGGTGGTCGGTGTGGGCGAGCAGGTTGGCGTCGACATCGAGCGCGACCGCGAACGGTTCAACGTCAGCGCGGGCGGCGTGGTCGCCGTCGGCAAGGGCGTATGGATTTAG
- a CDS encoding methyltransferase family protein: MKTGVQAFVSGIVGLAVFGAALFWPAGTFDYWQAWAFLAIFAIISAISSIYLATSNPAVLQRRLRGGPIAETRPVQKLAVTVLLSSFLALVVVSAFDHRFGWSHVPTWLVIVGEVMVIVGLGAATLVVAQNNYAAASITVESGQTVTSTGLYGLVRHPMYTGSLMMMVGMPLALGSYWGLLAVIPAAASLVVRILDEEKMLRHDLPGYDEYTEKVRSRLVPLVW, encoded by the coding sequence ATGAAAACTGGTGTACAGGCATTTGTTTCGGGCATCGTCGGCCTCGCGGTCTTCGGTGCGGCACTGTTCTGGCCCGCGGGCACATTCGACTACTGGCAGGCCTGGGCTTTCCTGGCGATCTTCGCGATCATCTCCGCGATCTCGTCGATTTACCTGGCCACTTCGAATCCCGCAGTGCTGCAGCGACGTTTACGTGGCGGTCCCATCGCAGAGACTCGCCCGGTGCAGAAGCTGGCGGTCACGGTGCTGCTGAGCTCGTTCCTGGCACTCGTCGTGGTGAGCGCCTTCGATCACCGGTTCGGTTGGTCACACGTACCGACCTGGCTCGTGATCGTCGGCGAGGTGATGGTGATCGTCGGCCTGGGCGCCGCCACGCTGGTGGTTGCCCAGAACAACTATGCGGCGGCCAGCATCACCGTCGAGTCCGGACAGACCGTCACGTCGACCGGGTTGTACGGGCTGGTTCGCCATCCCATGTACACCGGCTCGCTGATGATGATGGTGGGTATGCCATTGGCGCTGGGATCGTATTGGGGCCTGCTAGCGGTCATTCCGGCCGCGGCCTCGCTGGTGGTCCGGATCCTGGACGAGGAGAAGATGCTGCGGCACGACCTGCCAGGCTACGACGAGTACACCGAGAAGGTACGCAGCCGTCTGGTGCCGTTGGTGTGGTGA
- a CDS encoding ABC transporter permease, whose product MTTEFATLPIRHPISDGSPRQPLTGIGTLIALALRRDRFRICMWVGWLTLLMTYTPLAFTSIYPTTADRMARVTMMKTPAGIIMGGPNFGVNETDVGVMVANELMTVMIAAAAIMSILTVIRHTRAEEESGSAELVMSAVIGHQARTYAALVVVGLMNAVLAGAMTIALSAAGFDIADSLAISLGITGASMVFAGVAAVTSQLWRTARAASGVAMAALAAAVLVRGVGDIIDNKGSALSWFSPLAWAQQMRPFVDLRWWPFLLLVGAAVALMLTAHMLEGHRQYDAGVLPSRGENANAPEIKSVFGLNLQLQRGLLTGWGTGIFLAGMAFGSMAKSLRDSIDTNPLLARAFQAHGLDSIFATFNQVLAIAATAYVVSAIVKLAKDEQSGITEAVLARAVSRWNWILSAVAVTVMGSALLMLIAGLGGGLGAAATLHNPDLVWRLTLAALAQVPALMVVAGIAAVGVALRHSWIGWLVVAFSVSMLYAGILQLPSWIVTLSPVMRVSAPVEYPWLTMFVLITIGAGLTAAAGEIYHRRDAI is encoded by the coding sequence GTGACTACCGAATTCGCGACCCTGCCCATCCGCCATCCCATTTCGGATGGCAGCCCTCGACAGCCACTGACCGGCATCGGCACGCTGATCGCGTTGGCGTTGCGTCGTGACAGATTCCGGATCTGTATGTGGGTGGGCTGGTTGACGCTCTTGATGACCTATACGCCGCTGGCGTTCACGTCGATCTACCCGACAACGGCCGATCGCATGGCACGGGTCACCATGATGAAGACCCCGGCTGGAATCATCATGGGTGGGCCCAATTTCGGCGTCAACGAGACCGATGTGGGCGTCATGGTCGCCAACGAACTGATGACGGTCATGATCGCCGCCGCGGCCATCATGTCCATCCTGACCGTCATCCGCCACACCCGCGCCGAGGAAGAGTCCGGCAGTGCCGAGCTGGTGATGTCGGCCGTGATCGGCCACCAGGCCCGCACCTATGCGGCGCTCGTCGTGGTCGGACTGATGAATGCCGTCCTCGCCGGTGCGATGACCATCGCCTTGTCCGCGGCGGGATTCGATATTGCCGACAGCCTTGCAATCAGCCTCGGAATCACCGGCGCCTCCATGGTTTTCGCCGGGGTGGCGGCCGTCACGTCGCAATTGTGGCGCACCGCCAGGGCAGCCAGCGGCGTCGCGATGGCGGCGCTCGCAGCAGCGGTCCTGGTTCGAGGAGTGGGCGACATCATCGACAACAAGGGCAGCGCGCTGAGCTGGTTCTCGCCCCTGGCATGGGCCCAGCAGATGCGGCCGTTCGTCGACCTGCGCTGGTGGCCCTTCCTGCTCCTGGTGGGCGCCGCCGTTGCGCTGATGCTGACCGCACACATGCTCGAAGGGCATCGACAATACGACGCCGGGGTACTGCCCTCGCGCGGCGAGAATGCGAACGCACCCGAGATCAAGTCCGTGTTCGGCCTCAACCTGCAGCTGCAGCGCGGACTGCTCACCGGTTGGGGGACCGGAATCTTTCTGGCCGGTATGGCATTCGGATCGATGGCCAAGAGCCTGCGCGATTCGATCGACACCAACCCACTGTTGGCTCGTGCATTCCAGGCCCACGGACTCGATAGCATCTTCGCCACCTTCAATCAGGTGCTCGCCATCGCGGCAACCGCGTATGTGGTCTCGGCGATCGTGAAGCTGGCCAAGGATGAGCAATCGGGTATCACCGAAGCAGTACTGGCGCGCGCGGTCTCACGCTGGAACTGGATACTGTCCGCGGTCGCGGTAACGGTCATGGGCAGCGCACTCCTGATGCTGATCGCCGGTCTGGGCGGCGGGCTCGGTGCTGCCGCGACATTGCACAATCCAGATCTGGTGTGGCGCCTCACCCTCGCGGCACTGGCACAGGTTCCCGCCCTCATGGTGGTCGCGGGCATCGCGGCCGTCGGGGTCGCCCTGCGGCACAGCTGGATTGGCTGGCTCGTGGTGGCATTCTCCGTCAGCATGCTCTACGCCGGAATACTGCAGCTCCCATCCTGGATCGTGACGCTGTCCCCGGTGATGCGTGTCAGTGCACCCGTGGAGTATCCCTGGCTGACCATGTTCGTCCTCATAACGATCGGCGCCGGGCTCACCGCAGCCGCGGGCGAGATCTACCACCGTCGTGATGCGATCTGA
- a CDS encoding ABC transporter ATP-binding protein, giving the protein MTYPHLAVEIRGLTKSFGKNRALDGLDLSVAHGEVAGFLGPNGAGKSTTIRVLLGLLRAEAGTVQLFGGDPWVNAVELHRLIGYVPGDVTLWPNLTGGQAIDFLTRMRGAEHVSLHRRNELIERFELDPSKKARTYSKGNRQKVALIAAFCSDAELFILDEPTSGLDPLMETVFQECVAEVASRGCAVLLSSHILAEVEKLCHRVTIVRAGRTVLSGSLAELRHFMRTSVTVRTLANPSGLKSIPQLHDVAIGGNRASFTVDRSDLDRTMEQLASLGIVDLTVAPASLEELFMREYQGVPR; this is encoded by the coding sequence GTGACTTACCCCCATCTTGCGGTCGAAATACGGGGACTGACCAAGTCTTTCGGCAAGAACAGGGCACTCGACGGGCTCGACCTATCGGTGGCGCACGGTGAGGTGGCGGGATTCTTGGGACCCAACGGCGCCGGCAAGTCCACCACCATCCGGGTACTACTCGGCCTCCTGCGCGCCGAGGCCGGCACGGTGCAACTCTTCGGGGGCGACCCCTGGGTCAACGCGGTGGAACTGCATCGACTCATCGGCTACGTACCAGGGGATGTCACCTTGTGGCCCAACCTCACCGGCGGGCAGGCCATCGACTTCCTCACCAGAATGCGCGGCGCCGAACATGTTTCCCTGCACAGGCGCAACGAACTCATCGAGCGTTTCGAGCTCGACCCCTCCAAGAAGGCCCGGACCTACTCTAAGGGCAACCGGCAGAAGGTGGCGCTGATCGCCGCGTTCTGCTCCGACGCCGAGCTGTTCATCCTGGACGAGCCGACATCTGGCCTCGACCCGCTGATGGAGACCGTCTTCCAAGAGTGTGTGGCCGAGGTGGCCTCTCGTGGCTGCGCGGTCCTGCTTTCCAGCCACATCCTGGCCGAGGTGGAGAAGCTATGCCATCGGGTGACCATCGTGCGTGCCGGGCGCACGGTGCTCTCCGGCTCCCTGGCAGAACTGCGACACTTCATGCGGACGTCCGTCACGGTGCGCACCCTGGCCAACCCCTCTGGGCTCAAATCCATCCCGCAATTGCACGACGTCGCCATCGGCGGCAACCGAGCCTCATTCACCGTGGATCGCAGCGACCTCGACCGCACCATGGAGCAACTCGCAAGCCTCGGCATCGTCGACCTCACCGTGGCTCCCGCGTCGCTCGAAGAGCTGTTCATGCGCGAGTACCAGGGTGTCCCGCGGTGA
- a CDS encoding TetR/AcrR family transcriptional regulator yields the protein MRSVDDLTAVARIREAAIKLWGEQGFGASVRAIADAAGVSPALVIHHYGSKDGLRQSVDDYLLEYIRSEKSRTITSNDPKVWLDAIDEIETFAPMVRYLLHSVQSGGEPGRAFLQRSIDDAEKYLDDGVNAGTIKPSRDPKGRALWVSLTGVGALTVYVQMFPNDDLRTILRRYSEELMFPAIEIYTEGLMTDSTMLDAFAAQQDSSHNGGDSK from the coding sequence ATGCGTTCAGTCGATGACCTCACCGCCGTCGCCCGGATCCGAGAGGCCGCCATCAAGCTGTGGGGCGAGCAGGGATTCGGCGCCAGCGTCCGCGCCATCGCCGATGCGGCAGGAGTCAGCCCCGCGCTGGTCATTCACCACTACGGATCCAAGGACGGGCTTCGGCAGTCCGTGGACGACTACCTGCTGGAGTACATCCGCTCGGAGAAGTCCCGCACCATCACCTCAAATGACCCCAAGGTCTGGCTCGACGCCATCGACGAGATCGAGACCTTCGCACCGATGGTCAGGTACCTGCTACACAGCGTGCAGTCGGGCGGAGAACCCGGCCGCGCATTTCTGCAGCGCTCCATCGACGATGCCGAAAAGTATCTGGACGACGGTGTGAACGCGGGCACCATCAAACCCAGCCGCGATCCCAAGGGGCGGGCCTTGTGGGTATCACTGACCGGCGTCGGCGCACTGACCGTCTACGTACAGATGTTTCCGAACGACGACCTGCGCACCATCTTGCGCCGGTACTCCGAGGAGCTGATGTTCCCGGCCATCGAGATCTACACAGAGGGCCTGATGACCGACTCCACCATGCTCGATGCCTTTGCCGCACAACAGGATAGCTCTCACAACGGAGGAGATTCGAAGTGA
- a CDS encoding O-methyltransferase encodes MVSHAEGAISEDDIVAAARERAVDLGAGPVTPAVGALLSVFARLSGGKAVVEVGTGAGVSGLWLLSGMREDGVLTTIDLEPEHQRSAKQAFSEAAIAPSRTRLIGGRAQEVLPRLADESYDLLVIDAAPADQPDFLAGGIRLLRPGGAVVIHGVSAGGRAGDPSANDPDVVGAREAARIIADDGRFTAVLIPLGDGLLAATRD; translated from the coding sequence ATGGTGAGCCATGCCGAGGGCGCCATCTCCGAAGACGACATAGTCGCCGCCGCGCGGGAACGTGCCGTTGACCTGGGTGCTGGCCCGGTGACGCCCGCGGTGGGCGCTCTCCTGAGTGTCTTCGCACGTCTATCCGGCGGTAAGGCCGTCGTCGAAGTGGGTACGGGTGCGGGGGTCAGCGGTTTGTGGCTGCTCTCAGGTATGCGCGAGGACGGCGTACTGACCACCATCGACCTGGAACCCGAGCACCAGCGCAGCGCCAAGCAGGCCTTCTCGGAGGCTGCCATCGCGCCGTCGCGCACCCGGCTGATCGGTGGCCGGGCCCAAGAAGTCCTGCCCCGACTGGCCGACGAGTCCTACGACCTGCTCGTCATCGATGCCGCACCGGCAGATCAACCCGACTTCCTGGCCGGGGGCATTCGGCTGCTGCGGCCGGGCGGCGCCGTGGTGATCCACGGGGTGTCGGCCGGTGGGCGCGCAGGTGATCCGAGTGCCAACGATCCCGATGTGGTCGGCGCGCGCGAAGCGGCACGCATCATCGCCGACGACGGCCGGTTCACCGCGGTGCTGATCCCACTGGGCGATGGCTTGCTGGCGGCCACCCGCGACTAG
- the sigE gene encoding RNA polymerase sigma factor SigE, translating to MSRSILNQSLSAPRLSGNNTDGIWVDQADSLPIGGEAATTEQEEHAISLTRISEPEYTDFVEAVNPDELSGTAVFDATGDQAAMPSWDELVREHADRVYRLAYRLSGNQQDAEDLTQETFIRVFRSLQNYQPGTFEGWLHRITTNLFLDMVRRRGRIRMEALPEDYDRVPATDPDPEQIYHDAQLGADLQAALDSLAPEFRAAVVLCDIEGLSYEEIGATLDVKLGTVRSRIHRGRQAIREYLAAHSSTSALAAAE from the coding sequence ATGTCGCGATCCATCCTGAACCAGAGCCTGAGTGCCCCGCGTCTTTCCGGGAATAACACCGATGGCATCTGGGTTGACCAGGCTGACAGTCTCCCCATCGGGGGTGAGGCCGCCACAACCGAACAGGAGGAACACGCGATTTCGCTTACGCGTATCAGCGAGCCCGAGTACACAGACTTCGTCGAGGCCGTCAACCCTGACGAGCTATCCGGGACCGCAGTATTCGACGCCACCGGAGACCAGGCGGCCATGCCGTCCTGGGACGAATTGGTTCGTGAGCATGCCGACCGCGTGTACCGCCTGGCTTACCGCCTTTCCGGCAACCAGCAGGACGCCGAGGACCTGACTCAGGAAACCTTCATCAGGGTGTTCCGGTCGCTGCAGAACTACCAGCCCGGCACCTTCGAGGGTTGGCTGCACCGCATCACCACCAATCTGTTCCTGGACATGGTCCGTCGCCGCGGACGCATCCGCATGGAGGCCCTGCCCGAGGATTACGACCGCGTGCCTGCGACCGACCCTGATCCGGAGCAGATCTACCACGATGCTCAGCTGGGCGCCGACCTGCAGGCCGCGCTGGACTCGCTGGCACCGGAGTTCCGTGCCGCCGTGGTGCTGTGCGACATCGAAGGTCTGTCCTACGAGGAAATCGGTGCCACTCTCGATGTGAAGCTCGGCACCGTGCGTAGCCGTATTCACCGTGGCCGGCAGGCCATCCGTGAGTACCTGGCCGCACACTCCTCGACGTCCGCACTCGCGGCCGCCGAGTAG
- the rseA gene encoding anti-sigma E factor RseA produces the protein MVDSGSFRRAFSSFSSFSRLPSPFASQSEAPVGAPRQFGSTEHLSTEAIAAFVDGELRMSAHLRAAHHLSMCAECALEIDAQRQARSALRDSGAIRVPGSLLGLLSQIPHIPHEAAPPQPSAHDGDLPPALGNDAVRPDSRVRRKRR, from the coding sequence GTGGTGGATAGCGGCTCGTTCCGGCGGGCGTTCTCGAGTTTCTCGTCGTTCTCGCGGCTGCCCTCCCCGTTCGCCTCGCAGAGTGAGGCGCCGGTGGGCGCTCCGCGCCAGTTCGGATCGACCGAGCATCTGTCCACCGAGGCGATAGCGGCGTTCGTGGATGGCGAACTACGGATGAGCGCGCACCTGCGTGCGGCACACCACCTGTCGATGTGCGCCGAATGCGCACTGGAGATCGACGCTCAGCGCCAAGCACGCAGTGCACTGCGCGATTCCGGGGCTATCCGGGTGCCGGGCTCGTTGCTCGGGTTGCTCAGCCAGATTCCGCACATTCCGCATGAGGCCGCACCGCCGCAACCGTCAGCACACGATGGCGACTTGCCGCCCGCACTAGGAAATGACGCGGTGCGGCCAGATAGCCGAGTACGTCGTAAGCGCCGGTAG